The DNA segment CAAAACAACACCAAAGCCCACATtattaaatgtaataaattaattcaacatttaattagagaaaaatcaaagctttttgTGACTGGACACAACATACATTTTgccaaaaatacattttgctcAAAAGCTGCTTTATTTCACGTGGCACAACTGCAGATTTCACATCGGCcctggtggtttgggtttgcaAAACAGGGAcaccttgagaaaaaaatgaacaaattcTGAGAAGCAGGGTGGCTGGATTGCTGCAGGAATTCCTGTGTGTTTGTCCTTATGCAGCACAGGAGCAAGGTCCAGGTGTGGGAAACACAGTGAGCGGGGTCGAAATAATCCACTGATCTGGTTGTGACCAGCTGAGCTGAGGCTCCTTTCACTTCCCAGCCGttgtttcctctcctttgtAAACAACAACGTTCTGCTCCGTCTCGTGCACCTTCACCTTGTAAAGGATTCCCGGGGGCAGGAGCCTCTGGAGGTTCTCCCAGATGAACACGGCGACGTTCTCCGTGGTGCTGGGGGGCAAAGGGGGGACAGTCAGAGCCCACGGCGATACCTGAGCACCACAAcgggctggggggacaggggaggcCACGGGGGGGCCACGGGGGCACCTGCTGGTGCAGGACTGAGCCTTGGGGACTGTTCAGTGCCAGGAGGAGCCCCCGTGACCCACCTCACCACCTGGGCGAAGTACGGCACGTCCTTGTCCAGGTTTTTGTGGTCCAGCGGCTCCATGATCGCCTCctgcagagagagcagggagagtCCTGTCCCAGCTGGTCAGTGGGGTTCAGATAACCATGCACAAGGGACTGGAAGCTATGTACAAAAAAGAGGGTGAGAGCCCTACATCCAGCTGTGAAATTCCTGCTACTGCTGAAGCATTTTAGTCTCAAACCGTTCCttaatttctcctttatttcCTGCCATCATCATCTCCCCGTGTCTCTCCACTCTGGCACTGCACAGATTGCTGAGCTCTAACCAGTTCTCCCAGGGGACATGTGGGAAAACAGTGCCATTACCTGCATGTATTCCTTCAGGTCTGTCAGGTTCATAACCATTCCTGAGACTGGGTCAATCTGCAGGGAAACCCAAAGGGAGATCAGCAGCCTGGCCTCACATCCTTATTACCTGCACAAATCAGACATAAATATCTGTGCTCAGGTCATCTGAGCCACAAGAGAAATAACTTTCTACTGTCACAGAGTTCCAGCTCTAGTCCTGTGATGGTCCCAAAGGCTTGACACAGCCTACAAACAACTCCAGTGGTGCCACTCTCTCATAAAAGCTGACTCCAGGGAGGAACAATTCACTGAAAGAGTCTTCAAGCAACAATCTGGAGTGATGAtaagcaggaaaacaggcaTTAAACTGCTCTGTTGAACAAGCAGGGACAAAACAGAGCCCAGTCTGAGCTCAGGGCATTCTCCCTTCCAGCAAATCCTCCTCAGAGGCAAGGTGAACAGGACAGTGATTATGGAAAACCTCCTACAGTGCTGAACACAGCACTGGGAAATGCAGCCCCTGGGGCAGCACTTCAGCCCtgtgggacagggggacacaTCCATCCTGCCCCcctcaggaagagaaaaaaatgctgattgcACTTACCTGGCCACGCACCGTGACTGTAACTGAGAACAGAGAGAGGATCAGGTCACCAGGAGCCCAGGaacccaaacccagccctgctgctgtggggacagaCACCCCCCTCACTGCTCACCCCAGGGACTGGGCAGGGCTTTATGAGATGTGGGGGCAGCTTCTAAGTCTTCTGACGTAATGGAATAGCAGAGAATGAAATTAAGGGATGAAGtgtttgctgcttctctcaggACTAGAATTGTTGTGCCTGCAAATCAGCTTTAAATTGAGGGACAGATCCTCATTTCAGCACCCTGTAACTTATCTTCCCTGGCAGAGGTTTTGGGGCACCCACAATACAGTGCAAACAGGGAGCCAGTCTAGGAGCTGGGGACATCTAATTCTGTGTGgtcagggagcagagaggaggagaaggacttgTGAAAACAACATTCAAATAACGTTTACAGGCTGTTTAATTTGCATGTCTTTTGCTTAGAAAAATCCTCATTCAAAGCACAATGATTTTGCAGAGTGTAAACAAGCAGATTTGATTTATGAGTGACATTCTGAGATAAATAGTTATTATCTATTCAACTGAATATACTGCAGAGCTATTCTTCACCCCCCTGCTGCTGAGGTTTCCTTCTAATTCttaaaaagacacaaaaccaGCCACTAAAAACTATCAGACTGAGCCCTGAGTGGCCCAGCTCTCCTGTGGGTTATTCACACCCTGAGAGCAGCCTCTGCCCATCACCACAGAAGGAGGATGGAAGTCAGCTCCTTGCCTTTGTAGTTGTGTCCGTGGCCATTTGGGTTGTTGCATTTCCCAAACAGCTTCAGGTTTTCTTCATCACTCAGTGATTTACTGTGAGAGAGGCAGACAAGGCATGTCAGGGGCCATTCCAGGTGCTCG comes from the Chiroxiphia lanceolata isolate bChiLan1 chromosome 23, bChiLan1.pri, whole genome shotgun sequence genome and includes:
- the PTS gene encoding 6-pyruvoyl tetrahydrobiopterin synthase isoform X1, giving the protein MSPRSARLARLSRSVTFSACHRLHSKSLSDEENLKLFGKCNNPNGHGHNYKVTVTVRGQIDPVSGMVMNLTDLKEYMQEAIMEPLDHKNLDKDVPYFAQVVSTTENVAVFIWENLQRLLPPGILYKVKVHETEQNVVVYKGEETTAGK
- the PTS gene encoding 6-pyruvoyl tetrahydrobiopterin synthase isoform X2, producing the protein MSPRSARLARLSRSVTFSACHRLHSKSLSDEENLKLFGKCNNPNGHGHNYKVTVTVRGQIDPVSGMVMNLTDLKEYMQSLVHGYLNPTDQLGQDSPCSLCRRRSWSRWTTKTWTRTCRTSPRW